A segment of the Cricetulus griseus strain 17A/GY chromosome 6, alternate assembly CriGri-PICRH-1.0, whole genome shotgun sequence genome:
TTGAGAAGATGAAGTGGCTGCTTTCCTTTTAATATGTTAACATGGGCATTATATATTCTATGCACTCATTCCTAGAAAAGTGGAATGATATATTTTACTGGTGACTCTGAAAACAGCCCAGCTTTCTCTGCTTTACCCAGCACCTCCTGGAAGCCCCAGGGCTTCCAGAGACGTGCTGAAACTCATGTGACTACATACCAGGGGTGCTGTCCTACAATTGCAAAAGGCATCACTACTCACTGTTGCCAAGGCTGGAATGGAaagcctctctgctttctgtgtttGTTGCCACCAACTAACTTACCTAACAAACCTAAAGGTTTTCTCCAGAGATCTAAAGATTATATTATAGTCTCCATTAAAtacagtttattttctttatcaactgtttttttttaaaaactgagaaagaaggaaacagcTGTTTTCAGATGCATTCTCTGTTTCCACTGAAATATTGTTTCACACATAGCTGTATCTTGTGAATAATTGTGTACTTTAAAGATATTTGGAGGTATACTATATTAATGATTAAGATCCAATTTTCTTACAGTGTTATCAGGGTTATAATCATGTCATGAAATGAGTTGGAGACCATTCTCTTTTAAGATTTTcagaaggatatatatatatatatatatatatatatatatatatatataattcaagtTAAGTTCTTCACAactaaaaatatctttattcaaacaGGTGATACGAATGTTTTGTAAGTAGATTTTTAATATGAAGTCAAATCCATTAGTACTTTAAGCATATTCAAGTAAGGACAGAAAGGTGattcagttgaaaaaaaaagtgctcttaCAGGGAACCTAGGTTTTAtttccagtatccacatggtggcttccaacTGTTCATCACTCCATTTCCAGGAGGTTCAACACTCCCttctgcctctgtgggcaccatgtGTGCTTtcagtgcacttacatacatgcaggtagaatactcatacacaaaaaaaaatatttaaagaaaatattgaagtATTTGTTCATAAAGTAATACATATTAACTACTATCAATCTCTCTCTTCAAGGGCCTTAAATTAATAAATCCTGAGTCTGGGAAGGTATAGTAccgtgggtaaagtgcttgccatatgAGTATGAAAATGGGAGTtcagccggacgttggtggcatacacctttaatcccagaactcaggaggcagaagcaggaggatctctgtgagttcgaggccagcctgctctccagagtgagtgccaggataggctccaaagctacacagagaaaccctgtctcaaaaaacaaaaaaaagggggggaggggagttcaatccccagaaagaTAAAAAACCATAAGTAGGTATGGCGATATAagcttgtaaccccagtgctggagaagtagacaggcagatctgtgagcttgctggtcagccagtttAGGCTACTCAAAGAGCTTCAGGCTTAGTGacagagcctgtctccaaaattATGGTAAGTAGCACCTAAGGGACAACTCCCAAGACTTATCTCTAGCCTCCATATGCATGTGCTTTCACATGCAGATACTGAACAAAAACATAAGGAAACAAAATCACATTAAATAGAAGATATGAAATAGAATTGTTCAATGAGCTAGAACAACAATCCACTGTAAGAAAGTTTCCTTGTTACATTTGTGCCTTCTGGGGGAAAGGATGAAATGAATAGATACATTTTATTGTTTCAAAACACAACcataaagtaaaaaatgtaaTCAATTACttcaaatttaatatttctttaaaagataccataaataacatttataaatgACACAACCTCTGAAAATCTTTAACTGATAAGAAACTCAAATTcaggatttttaaaagataacattCTAGTTATACATTACCAAAAATGTCAACAACCAATTTGTAGAAAAGTAGAATAATGTAGTTCTAAAAATACTGAAGAGTGACCAAATTAATTCATgtctaaaatagtaaaaatgagaTATAACTTTACACATTTTCAGACCCAGAATAGAAGTAGTAAAGAAACGATGTCCACAAGAGAATCCTTGTGCACCTTAGCAATACTTACACCTGTGAGGCAGGAACAGACGTCATTGGAAGATGCTCAGCCAAGCTCAATGTGTATGAATTGCACTCAAAGTCTTTGTCTTTAAGAATGTATCTCAGAGACATTTCTCTAGGAAGGCACATAGGTTATTATGAAAGATAGACACCTTTTAGTCAGAGCTACTGAAAGTGTGGTCCATAGAGCAGCATAACATCTGATACTTTGTGTTACCAAGCCATGATGGTATGAATAAAGAAGTGAAATGGATCATTTAAAACTATGATAGACTTCTGGCAACTCtgaaatctttttattatttttacaaaaatattggaCTACAGTAGATTGAGAATTGAGAGAGAATATGAACATATGACAtgtagctgttttgttttgttttttgtttttcttgccttgttttgttttgaagataggGTTTCATATGCCCCTGAATTTTCTTGAttctacctccctagtgttgggattacagatgtgaccCACTGTGCCTAGCTCCTCATGTTAGCCTTTAAAACCAATTATGAGTTGTAGTACAGAAAGTGTTCTTAATCTTATTTTGAAACCAAACATGGTAGAATATGTTCAAGGACACCACACTCAGCCTTctctactcttctttttttttgaaacccTTTAGCtgatttttaatgctttttttacTAACCATGGAAGAAAATAATGGCACCACAGTGACTGAATTCATTCTTTTGGGATTTGCTGGGCAACACAAGTCTTGGCACATCCTATTCATAATATTTCTAATGATTTATGTTGCCACACTCATGGGTAACATTGGCATGATCCTACTCATCAAAACTGATTCTTCCCTTCATACtcccatgtactttttcctcCAACACCTAGCCTTTGTTGATCTCTGTTACACCTCAGCTATCACTCCCAAGATGTTGAAAAACTTCATAGAGACAAAAGCATCCATCTCCTTCACAGGATGTATGTTGCAATTGCTAGCCTATGGTACCTTTGCCACCATCGACTGTTTCATTCTGGCTGCTATGGCTGtggaccgctatgtggccatctgtaacCCACTGCGCTATCCCATCGTCATGTCCCAGAGACTCTGTCTTCTGCTGCTGGTTGGTTCATACACCATGGGCTTCTTAAATGCTTCTGTAAACACAAGTTTTACATTTTCACTGAACTTTTGCAAATCCAATGCCATTAatcattttttctgtgatgaaccTCCCATTCTTGCCCTGTCGTGCTCCAGTATTGATTTCAGCATCATGCTACTGACTGTCTTTGTGGGGTTCAACCTGATGAGCACTGTGTTAGTTGTTGTATTTTCCTACATATACATCTTGGTCGCCATCTTGAGGATATCTTCTGCTGCAGGAAGGAAGAAGGCCTTCTCCACATGTGCTTCCCACCTGACCGCAGTCACCATTTTCTATGGGACTCTCTCCTATATGTATCTACACCCACATACCATCGAATCTCAAGAGCAAGAAAAGGCAGCTTCTGTGTTTTATGGCATAATTATCCCCATGTTAAACCCCCTAATCTATAGCCTGAGAAACCAAGATGTGATAGAAGCCTTTAAAAAGATAGGAAAGAAGTACTTATAATTTGAGCATCCATTTGTAACTCAAGATGGTTTGTCAAGCAAGCCACCAGTGCCCTGTTACTTTGCAACCTCAAATATTATGACACATGTTGAGTTGAGACACATGACTTGAAGACATTGTTTCATTATATCAATTGTATTCAAAAGGTATAACAAAACAACTTGAATAGTTAAATAAAGTAACTTTGATTCCAAATTATCAACAACTGTCCAAAACAATGTGTTCAGTGTTGCTTTTGTGAttcatgaaaatttttatttaatttatttaaataaagagagagtgtgtgtatgcttCATGTATGCTTGTGCCTGTAGAAGCCAAAcaagagcatcagatcccctggagcagttgtgagccacccaatgtgggtgctggaaactgaaatgGGTACTCTACAGATGCAtgcttaactgctgtgccatctctcaaGTCCCACTTTTGTGCATTTTGAAtagttttctctttataaacatctgccagaaaaaaataaaattaaagtaggTCTATGTGAAGTGCTTAATAAGTTTTACATGTATACTTTTATTATGTAGGCTATAGTGATGAGAAGGGGAGGGGCATGTGATCTTCGCTTGATATTGTTGCTCTTCATATTTACTTATAAATCTTCTGTTTGCTATTGTAAAGTAAAATTTGAAAGATCATTTCTTTGGTAAATATATAtggaagagaggggaaagaaagagtaAGAATGGATCCTCACCGATACTGGATACTAGAAGAACATATTTCTTTTCCTAACAGTTCCTCTAAGGAATTAGGAAACTGCCATAAAAGTCAGGGAGATGTATATTAATTTCATCCCTACTGAATACATCCTGAGTAGTTTCCAGCTGtctacccacacacacattgagAGGTCTACAGcttaggaaaataaaactaaatactaatttagtactacttagcagaagtATTTACCCAGATTGATGCTTTATTTCCCTTAACATTCTCTCCCAAAAATCACAAGTTATATAAAAGACCAGGCTTAAATCTGGAAGTAAAATATGTACTGGTATTCTtgtcatttggaaaaacaaacataGTAGGATTTTTCAGAATAGTTATCAATCATCAGGCCATCCAGCAACTAAACAAAGTAACTGAAAATACGTGTTCTAACACCATTCTGGGTCTCAGTAGTGAGTGAAATCACACAGAGGAGCAAGAGTATAGGGTGTAGCTTGCTACATTTCCCAATGTTTGTAGAAGGTTCAGACTCATAGTCTGAAGAGGGAATGTGGAATAGTCATCCAGTCATAATCCAAATACTGACAAGAGAAATTAAATGGTACCAGCCCATGAAGCAAGGTGTATTCCAGGAAAACAATCCCAAAATTAAGACACTCTAGGGTTACATAACGTTGCTGGTGACTTGTTTGCCTAGATCTATTGAGATAAGCCTTGTTTCTTCTCTGACACAAATAAATCTTCTCTACATGGGAAAAGACAAACCTGCACTAAACACATCATCTCTTGGAAGGGAGACAGCGCCCCCTTCTACTACTCTGTCACATGCTCTCATAAAAAGTGCTCCTCTTTTTGCACTACTAGAGATTGATCTGAGAGCAGAGCACACTGAAAACATCTACCATTGAACTAAACTACCAGCCATCTTATTTGGGGGTtgtaaaattatttgtgtttcaAGTATGAATTCTTTTTCAGATATAAACATAGATTAATATTACACATAATATACATGTGGTATATACATAATTTGGAATATTTTCTCCCAATATTAGTATATACTTTCCTTTTATTAATGAGTTGTGGAGatttcttctatattttctatcagttttaaaataaaatatacatttatatttaacatCCATTAGGACCTGCAAATTAACATCAGTGTGTAGTATGGAATAAATATTCAGGTTCACTGTTCCCTTTCTATAAGATATATATTActgttatgtatatgtgtttgtgtagatATGCCACATGTGTATAGGTGCCTATGAATGCCAGAAGAAGTTGTTTGGATTCTTTGGGGGCTgtagttacaagcagttgtggccacccaaactcagatcctctggaaaagcaaaaagtgctgttaactgttgagccatatcccctgcccccaactattttctttattgccacCCAGTCTAAcagcagattttttaaaaagacaaacacttCATCATTGAATATTCTTGACCTTAGCTAAAACTTCAATTTATTATACTGTTGACATATTTTCCTGCTATTTTCCCATTGGTAAATATGACTGTCCTGTTTTATTGAGAGGcaattttatttactattgtaTTACTCTTAGCCTTAAAACTATTTGTTGCTGTTCCTTCATCTTTGGTCTTTTAGGGGAATGAAAATGTACTAGACTTAATTATAGAAATTGTTTGgcctcaacagatgaatggatcaggaaaatgtaatacatttacaTGGAATATTatccagtgttttgttttgtttttttagtgaAATTCACCAGTAAATGGATAGGACTAGAAAAGAAATCGTCCTTAGTGAAgtaacccaaaccaaaaaagacaaatatgcatCTATTCACTTATACATGGATGTTAAGCTTTTAAGCATTCAATAAGCATGCTATTGTCAGTAACCACacaggttaggtatagagtaaggaacGAAGCAAGAGGTGAGGATCTCCCAAGGAAGGAGAGTATAATATAGAATAGAATATATAGTATGTAATAATACAATACAGAATAGAATAAATGGCAATACAGGAGAGAGACTGGAACAGTTGGATTAAACAAGAGGAGGAAAGATGAGAGTAAGGACAGTAATTCAAGGATGGAAGGCTAACACTGAGGGCCATTTTAGGGGTCATACAGAAACCTACTACAATTGaagtttctttaaatatatgtatatatatttattatatacttatattaaatatatatatatgaaagaaatctaaatagaGTCACAATATAATGTGGGAGAGAAAGCCCCAACTGACATCTTTTGGCCAGAAAAACCTCCTGTGCCAGGGATGGATTACATCtgattgagttgttggccaaagggatcCCATGGAAAGCCCCAAACAACTCAAGCTTAAGTGTGATCTGTATACCAATGAGACTCTCTTGGTTATTGATTGTTCTCCAAAAACCGATAAAGGCACTAtagctgaagacaacacttacataTCTCACTAAATATGGAAAGGTTAAACTGGAGCctaactagagccttcacccctactaaTTAGTGTCCATGGTACTGCAAAGTATTCTGCATGCTGCTAGATGAGAAAGGCAAATACCAATCCAGCCATAAACCTTCATGGGTCACCTTCTACACTGGTGACCCATCTTCATGCTACAGTGGTACAATGGTGACAGAAATGTTGTGGGAGGAACGAAGcactctctgattggatttgaggcccacTCTATGAGATAGAACCAATGCCTGGCACTGCTAGAGTGGCCAAGGATCTGAGACTAGACCACAcatttgaacttacagagatgaTGGTATCATTGACATGGCCTCCACAGGTCTAAATCAGACAGGGTCCCTACACTGAGGTGGGAAATGAACATAAACATGAGCTCCAATCCCCAACaaagaagctgtctccaattaGCAATTGCTCACAAAGGAATGAATTACTTTCTCCAAGAGAGTCTCATTGGTATACAAatcacacttaagggcaggcacCATGCCCAGCAGCAGACAGCCAACACCAAGTGAACTAAAAGGTACATTCGGaaatttttgggggggggggcctcATATTGCATTGTATGAGCATTTTTTTTACATTACTGGTATTTTATGCATACATATTAcggtttctgtttttgtgtttctgtgggtgagtgtgtgaTAGTGAGTTTGCACACATTTGTCATTTTCTGTGCTCTCTGTTTTTTATCTGTTTGTAGATTTGTATATTGTGTTTtactcatatttgtttttctttcctttttattttcctgtttgtttccttaaaagaaagtgaaataagGCATGGGGTTGGAAGGGTGGGAGAGTAGAGAGGATctaggagatgagggagaggaaacCACGATTAGAATATATTGGATTAAAGCCCTTTCCACTGACCCATCAgtaactaggtgagtgaccccctgcttttacccaactcctgtccaaagcaccattcacccagatctcccctgGCTTGtacctgcttgaaatagacacacccaggcagggaggagctccctgaatctgtgtacaggccactcttccttcccttcccggcgaccgatccgcaaggaggtgagtgatccaccgctcttacccaactccctttcaaacccccatccaccccgatctccccaggcctgctcctgcttggggtagacatgcccaggcagtgaggaacccccagagcctggaaacaccccactcttacttcctgtcctgcccacacacacccgatccctatggagccctaactccttcagagtgaggagactaccaggagaggcaagaccatccagagcttcagacattgaattcctggcccacacatacTACTGTGTAACaagaggagagatagagagaccccacctgcactcactggaaaaagatatgggaagaagacagaataagaactcactcaacaacagaaagaccaatatgacaccaccagaatctagggactccactccagcaagatctgaaaagcccaacacagtgcatgaagaagagatggacctcaaaaattatctcagcaagatgatagagaccttcaaagaggaaacaagaaaatcccttaaagaaatagaagaaaaggccagcaaaaaattacatgaaatggaggaaaagacaaaccaaaaaattcgagaaataaatctcttaaagaatctaaagaaagccaagataaaacaaccaaacaagtgaaggaagctcttgaaacagttcaaagcatgaaagctgaattagaccaataaagaaaacacagaatgaggcgatgctggaaatggaaagactggataaacgatcaggaactaaagacgtgagtataactaatagaatccaagagacagaagagagaatctcagctattgaagacccCCTAGAGGATataaattcatcaaccaaagaaaacctcaagtccaacaaatccctaacacaaaatatccaggaaatatgggacaccgtgaaaagaccaaacctaagaataataggtatagaaggtgaagaaacactgctcaaaggtacagaaaacatattcaacaaaatcatagaagaaaacttccccaacctacagaaggatatgcctatgaaagtaaagaagcttacaggacaccaaacagactggaccacaaaaagaagtcccccagacacataataatcagaactccaaatctacagaataaagagaaaatattaagagcagcaaaggaaaaaggccaagtaacatataaaagcaaaccaattagaatcacacccgacttctcaatggaaactctgaaagccagaaggtcttgaatagataccctacaagcactaagggagcatggatgtcaagcCAGACTACTGTAtgcagcaaaactttcaatcactatagatggagaaaacaagatattccatgacaaaaacagatttaaacaatacatatccacaaatccagcactacagaaggttctggaaggaaaactccaacccaaggaacataaccacatgcacaaaaacacaggcaatagataatctaattttaccaaacacaaaaagaagcaggagggcaaaatccacacacaatgacaccactaacaataaatctaaaacaaacaaaaaccaacgaaaaatggacattaatatccctaaatgtcaatagtcttaacttacccataaaaagatataggctaacagaatggatacaaagacagaatccatccttctactgtttacaagaaacacacctcaacttcaaagacaggagatacctcagagtaaaaggatgggaaaagattttccaatcaaatgggttcaagaaacaagctggtgtagtaatcctaatatctaaaaaattggaatttaaactaaaatcaatcaaaagagatgaagaagggcatttcatactcatcacaggaaaagtccatcaagatgaaatctcaatcctgaacatctatgccccaaatacgaaggcacccacatttgtgaaagaaatattactaaagctcaaaccacacataaaaccacacacacttatagtaggagacttcaacgccccccttatgccactagacaggaccaccagacagaaacttaacaaagaaacaaaggatctgaaagaagttatgacccaactggggttaaggCTATCTagagagcattccatccaaactcaaaagattataccttcttctcagcaccacatggcaccttctctaaaattgaccacatagtaggcaacaaagcaaacctccacagttacaaaagaattgaaataaccccctgtatcttatcagaccaccatgcattaaagctagaattcagcaaaaatacaaatggcagaaaacctgctaactattggaaaatgaataacaaccaattgtaccattcctgggttgaggaagaaataaaaaaacaaattaaagacatcctagaatctaatgagaatgcacacacaacatacccaaacttatgggacactctgaaagcagtgctaagagggaagttcatagcactaagtgcccacatgaagaaactggaggaaagtcacattagagaattgacagaacaactgaaagcactagagcaaaaagaagcaaactcaccaaggaggagtagaagccaggaaataatcaacctgcgagctgaaatcaataaagtagaaactaggaaaacattacaaaggagttggttctttgagaagatcaacaagatagacaaacatctagccaaactaaccaaaaggcagagagagtgcatgctaattaacaaaatcagaaatgaaaagggggatataacaacggacactgtggaaatccagagaatcttcaggtcatactttgaaaacctgtactccacaaaattcgaaaatctgatggaaatggacaattttctggataaatatcacttaccaagattaaaccaagatcagataaacagtttaaatcgacccatagcccctaatgaaatagaagcagtcatcaaaagcctcccaaccaaaaaaagcccagggccagatggcttcactgcagaattctaccagaaattcaaaaaagagcggataccagtactcctcaaactgttccgcacaatagaagcagatgggatattgccaaactctttctacgaggctacaatcactttggtactcaagccacacaaagataagactaagaaagagaactacagacctatatccctcatgaacatcgatgctaaaatactcaattaaatactggcaaatcgaatccaagaacatatcagaaaaatcatccaccacgatcaagtaggcttcatcccagggatgcaaggatggttcaacatacgaaaaaccatcaatgtaatccaccatataaacaaactgaaaaagaaaaaccacacgatcatctcactagatgctgaaaaagcctttgacaaaatccaacatcccttcatgataaagaccttggagagaacaggaataacaggaacatatctaaacatgataaacgcaatatacaccaaaccaatagccaacatcaaactaaatggagagaaactcgaagcgtttcctctaaaatccaaaacaagacaaggatgtccactctctccatacctcttcaatattgtacttgatgttctagctagagcaataagaaaagaacaggggatcaaagggatacaaattggaaaggacgaagtcaaaccttcactatttgcagatgacatgatagtctacataagtgacccaaaaaactctaccaggaaactcctacagctgataaacactttcagcaaggtagcaggatacaaaattaactcaaaaaagtctgtagccctactgtatacagatgataaactcaatgagaaagaaatcatggaaacatcacctttcacaatatccacaagcaacataaaatatcttccactaaccaaaaaagtggaagacctgtacaataagaactttgagaatttaaagaaagaaatcaaagaagctacaagaaaatggaaagatcccccatgctcttggataggtagaattaacatagtaaaaatggcaatcctaccaaaagcaatctatagattcaacacaatccccatcaaaatcccaacactgtttttcacagacattgaaagaacaatactcaacgttacatggaaaaataaaaaaccgaggatagccaaaacaactctttacaataaaagaacttctggaggcatcacgatccctgacttcaagctctactatagagccataagtctgaaaacagcttggtattggcacaagaatagtcagatagaccaatgaaatcgaattgaagacccagatattaacccacgcacctacgaacaccttatttttgacaaaggtgctaaatctatacaatggaaaaaaatatagcatcttcaacaaatggtgctggcacaattggattcggacatgtagaagattgcagattgatccatacctgtcaccatgcacgaaacttaagtgcaaatggatcaaatatctctccataaatccagccacactgaatcttctagaagagaaagtgggaattacccttgaacaaattggcacaggagaccaattcTTGAACATCACACcgggagcacagacactgaggtctgcaattaataaatgggacctcctgaaactgagaagcttctgtaaggcaaaggacacagtcagtaagacaaaacgaccacccacagaatgggaaaagatctttaccaaccccacatctgacagaggactgatttccaaaatatacaaggagctcaagaagctagccaccaaaacaccaaacaatgaaattaaaaagtggggtgcagaattaaacagagatttttcaacagaggaatctgaaaatggctgaaagacacttaagaaagtgctcaaaatccttggccatcagagaaatgcaactcaaaacaactctgagataccacctcacacctgtcagaatgtctaaaatca
Coding sequences within it:
- the LOC100751079 gene encoding putative olfactory receptor 5AK3, with the translated sequence MLFLLTMEENNGTTVTEFILLGFAGQHKSWHILFIIFLMIYVATLMGNIGMILLIKTDSSLHTPMYFFLQHLAFVDLCYTSAITPKMLKNFIETKASISFTGCMLQLLAYGTFATIDCFILAAMAVDRYVAICNPLRYPIVMSQRLCLLLLVGSYTMGFLNASVNTSFTFSLNFCKSNAINHFFCDEPPILALSCSSIDFSIMLLTVFVGFNLMSTVLVVVFSYIYILVAILRISSAAGRKKAFSTCASHLTAVTIFYGTLSYMYLHPHTIESQEQEKAASVFYGIIIPMLNPLIYSLRNQDVIEAFKKIGKKYL